From a single Nostoc sp. MS1 genomic region:
- the psaB gene encoding photosystem I core protein PsaB, translating into MATKFPKFSQDLAQDPTTRRIWYAIAMGNDFESHDGMTEENLYQKIFATHFGHLAIIFLWASSLLFHVAWQGNFEEWIKDPLHIRPIAHAIWDPHFGKPAIEAFTQGGASNPVNIAYSGVYHWWYTIGMRTNSELYTGSVFLLLLAALFLFAGWLHLQPKFRPSLSWFKSAEPRLNHHLAGLFGVSSLAWAGHLIHVAIPESRGQHVGWDNFLSTAPHPAGLQPFFTGNWGVYAQNPDTAGHIFGTSQGSGTAILTFLGGFHPQTESLWLTDMAHHHLAIAVIFIVAGHMYRTNFGIGHSIKEMLNAKAGLVPGSKSEGQFNLPHQGLYDTINNSLHFQLSLALAALGTVTSLVAQHMYALPPYAFIAKDYTTQAALYTHHQYIAVFLLVGAFAHAAIFWVRDYDPEQNKGNVLDRVLQHKEAIISHLSWVSLFLGFHTLGLYVHNDVVVAFGTPEKQILIEPVFAQFVQAAHGKVLYGLDTLLSNPDSVAYTAYPNYGNVWLPGWLDAINAGTNSLFLTIGPGDFLVHHAIALGLHTTTLILVKGALDARGSKLMPDKKDFGYAFPCDGPGRGGTCDISAWDSFYLSLFWALNTVGWVTFYWHWKHLGIWQGNVAQFNENSTYLMGWFRDYLWANSAQLINGYNPYGVNNLSVWAWMFLFGHLVWATGFMFLISWRGYWQELIETLVWAHERTPIANLVRWKDKPVALSIVQARVVGLAHFTVGYVLTYAAFLIASTAGKFG; encoded by the coding sequence ATGGCAACTAAATTTCCAAAATTTAGCCAGGATCTCGCACAGGACCCAACTACGCGACGCATATGGTATGCGATCGCGATGGGCAACGACTTTGAAAGCCATGATGGCATGACCGAAGAAAATCTTTACCAAAAGATTTTCGCTACTCACTTCGGTCATTTGGCAATCATCTTCCTTTGGGCTTCCAGCCTCCTGTTCCACGTAGCCTGGCAAGGTAACTTTGAAGAGTGGATTAAAGATCCTCTACATATACGCCCAATTGCTCATGCTATTTGGGACCCCCACTTTGGTAAACCAGCAATTGAAGCTTTTACCCAAGGTGGAGCTAGCAACCCTGTAAACATTGCCTACTCTGGTGTTTACCACTGGTGGTACACCATCGGTATGCGTACCAACAGTGAACTGTATACAGGTTCCGTCTTCCTGTTATTGTTGGCTGCATTGTTCCTATTCGCTGGTTGGTTGCACTTGCAACCCAAGTTCCGTCCTAGCCTCTCTTGGTTCAAGAGTGCTGAACCTCGTCTAAACCACCACTTGGCAGGTTTGTTCGGCGTTAGCTCCTTGGCTTGGGCTGGTCACTTGATTCACGTTGCTATCCCCGAATCTCGCGGACAGCACGTAGGTTGGGATAACTTCTTATCCACCGCACCCCACCCAGCAGGTTTGCAACCCTTCTTTACAGGTAACTGGGGCGTTTACGCTCAAAACCCTGATACAGCAGGTCACATCTTTGGTACTAGCCAAGGTTCTGGTACAGCGATTCTGACATTCTTAGGTGGTTTCCATCCTCAGACAGAATCCCTGTGGTTGACAGATATGGCGCATCACCACTTGGCGATCGCTGTTATCTTCATCGTTGCTGGTCACATGTACCGCACTAACTTCGGTATTGGTCACAGCATCAAAGAAATGCTGAATGCTAAAGCTGGTTTAGTACCCGGTAGCAAGAGTGAAGGTCAGTTCAATCTACCTCACCAAGGTCTTTACGACACAATCAACAACTCCCTACACTTCCAATTGTCTTTGGCATTGGCAGCGCTGGGAACCGTTACCTCACTGGTAGCACAACACATGTACGCCCTGCCTCCTTACGCATTCATTGCTAAGGACTACACAACACAGGCAGCGTTGTACACGCACCACCAATACATTGCAGTATTCCTGCTGGTTGGTGCATTTGCTCACGCAGCAATCTTCTGGGTTCGTGATTACGACCCCGAACAAAACAAAGGCAACGTCCTCGACCGTGTACTACAGCACAAAGAAGCGATTATCTCTCACCTCAGCTGGGTATCGCTATTCTTAGGCTTCCACACCTTGGGCTTGTACGTTCACAACGACGTAGTAGTTGCCTTCGGTACTCCCGAAAAGCAAATCTTGATTGAACCTGTATTCGCTCAGTTCGTTCAAGCTGCTCACGGTAAAGTACTCTACGGCTTAGACACCTTGTTGTCTAACCCTGACAGCGTTGCTTACACCGCTTACCCCAACTACGGTAACGTTTGGTTGCCTGGCTGGTTAGATGCAATTAACGCTGGCACAAACTCCCTTTTCTTAACAATTGGCCCTGGCGACTTCCTGGTACACCATGCGATCGCATTGGGTCTGCACACCACCACCCTCATCCTAGTCAAAGGTGCTTTGGATGCTCGTGGTTCCAAGCTGATGCCCGATAAAAAGGACTTCGGCTATGCCTTCCCTTGTGATGGCCCTGGTCGTGGCGGTACTTGCGATATCTCCGCTTGGGACTCTTTCTACCTCTCTCTCTTCTGGGCATTGAATACAGTAGGTTGGGTAACTTTCTACTGGCACTGGAAACACCTGGGTATTTGGCAAGGTAACGTTGCTCAGTTCAACGAAAACTCCACCTACCTCATGGGCTGGTTCCGTGACTACCTCTGGGCTAACTCCGCTCAGTTGATCAACGGTTACAACCCCTACGGTGTGAACAACCTGTCCGTCTGGGCTTGGATGTTCCTCTTCGGACACCTAGTTTGGGCTACTGGTTTCATGTTCCTCATCTCTTGGAGAGGTTACTGGCAAGAGTTGATCGAAACCCTAGTTTGGGCGCACGAACGTACTCCTATCGCTAACCTCGTTCGCTGGAAAGACAAGCCTGTTGCTCTTTCCATCGTGCAAGCTCGTGTAGTTGGTCTAGCACACTTCACTGTCGGCTATGTCCTCACCTACGCAGCCTTCCTCATCGCCTCCACAGCTGGTAAGTTCGGTTGA
- a CDS encoding deaminase — translation MDSLFDDLAEYRQHLGLPPADSETDGSTIAKLEINGQTFFGVNSSSNPYHRQITLKVNNISRTHAEADAFQQVLEAGIKATRARLTVDRDLCRACGLQGAVNSMAYQLGIEELEIITPSGSKKINVTAPKTRKK, via the coding sequence ATGGACAGTCTTTTTGATGACTTGGCTGAATACAGGCAGCATCTGGGTTTACCTCCTGCTGATAGTGAAACTGACGGCTCAACAATTGCTAAACTAGAAATAAATGGTCAAACTTTTTTTGGGGTAAATTCTAGTAGTAATCCCTATCATCGGCAAATAACTCTAAAGGTTAATAATATTTCTAGAACTCATGCAGAAGCTGATGCTTTTCAACAAGTGTTAGAAGCAGGTATTAAAGCAACGAGAGCGCGTTTAACTGTAGATAGAGATTTATGTCGTGCTTGTGGTTTACAAGGTGCTGTTAATTCTATGGCTTACCAATTAGGTATAGAAGAATTAGAAATTATTACTCCCAGTGGAAGTAAAAAAATTAATGTTACTGCTCCTAAGACAAGGAAAAAATAA
- a CDS encoding phosphomannose isomerase type II C-terminal cupin domain, with amino-acid sequence MTQSENNSQLDANESSSHSGSRYWGNVEVIEEGENYRISRVEIKPRHGIKPQIHYHRNEHWVVVSGVAKVTCGDEEVLLGHNQSTYVPAATLHKVENPGSIPLVILEIQNGEYLGEDDIERPYDLNLVKPVGES; translated from the coding sequence ATGACTCAGAGTGAAAACAACAGCCAGTTAGATGCCAACGAATCTTCCTCACATTCAGGTTCACGTTACTGGGGTAATGTGGAAGTTATAGAAGAGGGGGAAAACTATAGGATTAGTCGTGTGGAAATTAAGCCCAGACACGGCATTAAACCCCAAATCCACTATCACCGTAATGAACATTGGGTGGTAGTTTCTGGTGTTGCCAAGGTGACTTGTGGCGATGAAGAAGTGTTGTTAGGTCATAATCAGTCAACCTATGTCCCCGCAGCAACACTACATAAAGTGGAAAATCCAGGGTCTATCCCATTAGTAATTCTAGAAATTCAAAATGGGGAATATTTAGGCGAGGATGATATAGAACGTCCCTATGATTTGAATTTAGTTAAACCCGTGGGTGAGAGTTAG
- the psaK gene encoding photosystem I reaction center subunit PsaK, whose protein sequence is MLTSTLLAAATTPLEWSPTVGIIFIIVNIIAITYGKLTIKYPNSEPALPSPNLFGGFGVPALLATTAFGHILAAGLVLGLHNLGRI, encoded by the coding sequence GTGTTAACTTCAACCTTACTTGCGGCTGCAACCACCCCCCTGGAATGGAGTCCTACAGTAGGCATTATCTTCATTATTGTCAATATCATTGCCATTACTTATGGCAAGCTGACCATCAAATATCCTAATTCAGAGCCAGCCTTACCCTCACCCAATTTATTTGGTGGTTTTGGTGTACCTGCATTACTAGCGACTACCGCTTTCGGTCATATTTTAGCAGCAGGTCTTGTTTTAGGACTGCATAATTTAGGCAGAATCTAA
- the psaA gene encoding photosystem I core protein PsaA: protein MTISPPEREEKKARVIVDKDPVPTSFEKWAQPGHFDRTLARGPKTTTWIWNLHALAHDFDTHTSDLEDISRKIFAAHFGHLAVVTIWLSGMIFHGAKFSNYEAWLSDPLNVRPSAQVVWPIVGQDILNGDVGGGFHGIQITSGLFQVWRGWGITNSFQLYVTAIGGLVLAGLFLFAGWFHYHKRAPKLEWFQNVESMLNHHLAVLLGCGSLGWTGHIIHVSAPINKLLDAGVAVKDIPLPHEFILNKDLLIDLFPGFAAGLAPFFTLNWGQYADFLTFKGGLNPVTGGLWMTDIAHHHLAIAVLFIIAGHQYRTNWGIGHSIKEILENHKGPFTGEGHKGLYENLTTSWHAQLATNLAFLGSLTIIIAHHMYAMPPYPYLATDYATQLCIFTHHIWIGGFLIVGGAAHAAIFMVRDYDPVVNQNNLLDRVLRHRDAIISHLNWVCIFLGFHSFGLYIHNDTMRALGRPQDMFSDTAIQLQPVFAQWVQNIHTLAPGGTAPNALEPVSYAFGGGILAVGGKVAMMPIALGTADFLIHHIHAFTIHVTVLILLKGVLFARSSRLIPDKANLGFRFPCDGPGRGGTCQVSGWDHVFLGLFWMYNSLSIVIFHFSWKMQSDVWGTVDAAGNVSHITGGNFAQSAITINGWLRDFLWAQASQVINSYGSALSGYGLMFLGAHFVWAFSLMFLFSGRGYWQELIESIVWAHNKLKVAPSIQPRALSITQGRAVGVAHYLLGGIATTWAFFHAHILSVG, encoded by the coding sequence ATGACAATCAGTCCTCCGGAGCGAGAGGAAAAGAAAGCAAGAGTTATCGTTGACAAAGACCCGGTTCCTACCTCATTTGAAAAATGGGCCCAACCAGGACACTTTGACAGAACTCTAGCTAGAGGTCCCAAAACCACTACCTGGATTTGGAACCTCCACGCCCTCGCCCACGATTTTGATACACATACAAGCGATTTAGAAGACATCTCCCGCAAAATATTTGCGGCTCACTTCGGTCACTTAGCCGTTGTGACAATTTGGTTGAGCGGGATGATTTTCCACGGCGCGAAGTTCTCGAACTACGAAGCCTGGTTAAGCGACCCGTTGAACGTGAGACCCAGTGCTCAAGTCGTATGGCCCATTGTGGGACAAGACATATTGAACGGTGATGTTGGTGGTGGATTCCACGGTATTCAAATCACCTCTGGCTTGTTCCAAGTATGGCGTGGCTGGGGTATCACTAACTCCTTCCAGCTATATGTAACAGCTATCGGCGGCTTGGTATTAGCAGGCTTGTTCTTGTTCGCTGGTTGGTTCCACTACCACAAACGCGCTCCCAAATTGGAATGGTTCCAAAACGTGGAGTCGATGTTGAACCACCACTTGGCAGTATTGCTAGGTTGCGGTTCCTTGGGATGGACTGGACACATCATTCATGTGTCCGCACCAATCAACAAGCTTCTGGATGCAGGGGTGGCTGTTAAAGATATCCCCTTGCCTCATGAGTTCATCCTGAACAAAGACCTGCTGATCGACCTATTCCCCGGCTTTGCTGCTGGTTTAGCCCCATTCTTCACCTTGAATTGGGGTCAGTACGCTGACTTCTTGACCTTCAAGGGCGGTTTAAACCCAGTTACCGGCGGCTTGTGGATGACTGACATTGCTCACCACCACTTGGCGATCGCTGTATTGTTCATCATCGCTGGACACCAGTACCGCACCAACTGGGGTATCGGTCACAGCATCAAAGAAATTCTAGAGAACCACAAAGGTCCCTTCACTGGCGAAGGTCACAAAGGTCTCTACGAAAATCTCACCACATCTTGGCACGCCCAATTGGCTACTAACCTTGCCTTCTTGGGTTCCTTGACCATCATCATCGCGCACCACATGTACGCGATGCCTCCCTACCCATACTTGGCAACTGACTACGCTACTCAGTTGTGCATTTTCACCCACCACATTTGGATCGGCGGATTCTTAATTGTTGGTGGTGCTGCTCACGCGGCAATCTTCATGGTGCGGGATTATGATCCTGTTGTTAACCAAAACAACCTGTTGGATCGGGTGCTTCGTCACCGGGATGCAATTATTTCCCACCTGAACTGGGTTTGTATTTTCCTTGGCTTCCACAGCTTCGGTCTGTACATCCACAACGACACAATGCGTGCCTTGGGTCGTCCTCAAGACATGTTCTCTGACACAGCAATTCAGTTGCAGCCAGTGTTTGCTCAGTGGGTACAAAATATCCACACCTTAGCTCCTGGTGGTACTGCACCCAACGCTTTAGAGCCTGTAAGCTACGCTTTTGGCGGCGGCATATTGGCTGTAGGTGGTAAAGTCGCCATGATGCCTATTGCACTAGGCACAGCCGACTTCTTAATCCACCACATCCACGCCTTCACCATCCACGTAACAGTTCTAATCCTGCTCAAGGGTGTACTGTTTGCTCGCAGTTCTCGTCTGATTCCAGACAAAGCTAACTTGGGCTTCCGCTTCCCTTGCGATGGCCCCGGTCGTGGTGGTACATGTCAAGTATCCGGTTGGGATCACGTATTCCTCGGATTGTTCTGGATGTACAACTCCCTGTCGATTGTAATTTTCCACTTTAGCTGGAAGATGCAGTCTGATGTATGGGGAACTGTAGACGCAGCCGGTAATGTGTCTCACATCACTGGTGGTAACTTTGCCCAAAGTGCCATCACAATCAACGGCTGGTTGCGTGATTTCTTGTGGGCGCAAGCTTCCCAAGTAATCAACTCCTATGGAAGTGCATTGTCCGGTTATGGATTAATGTTCTTAGGCGCACACTTCGTATGGGCATTCAGCTTAATGTTCTTGTTCAGTGGTCGCGGTTACTGGCAAGAATTAATTGAGTCCATCGTTTGGGCGCATAATAAACTGAAGGTAGCTCCCTCAATCCAACCCCGCGCTCTGAGCATTACTCAAGGTCGCGCTGTTGGTGTGGCTCACTACCTCCTGGGAGGAATTGCTACAACCTGGGCATTCTTCCACGCACACATACTTTCTGTAGGCTAG
- the ftsH gene encoding ATP-dependent zinc metalloprotease FtsH, which produces MKNFGNKALIKRQSPKRVAWTGALAASLIMLPTMFGGNPVLAQKAERESLSYGELIQKVNQDQVKRVELDETEQIARVYLKTQKPDAQPIQVRLLEQNNELIDKLRQKNVDFGEVSSANSRAAVGLLINLMWILPLVALMLLFLRRSTNASSQAMNFGKSRARFQMEAKTGVKFDDVAGIEEAKEELQEVVTFLKQPERFTAVGARIPKGVLLVGPPGTGKTLLAKAIAGEAAVPFFSISGSEFVEMFVGVGASRVRDLFKKAKDNAPCLIFIDEIDAVGRQRGTGIGGGNDEREQTLNQLLTEMDGFEGNTGIIIIAATNRPDVLDAALLRPGRFDRQVIVDAPDLKGRLEILQVHARNKKVDPSVSLEAIARRTPGFTGADLANLLNEAAILTARRRKEAITILEIDDAVDRVVAGMEGTPLVDSKSKRLIAYHEVGHGLIGTLLKEHDPVQKVTLIPRGQAQGLTWFTPNEEQGLISRSQLKAMITSTLGGRAAEEIVFGRPEVTTGAGNDLQKVTSMARQMVTRFGMSELGPLSLENQGGEVFLGRDWMNKSDYSEEIAAKIDAQVREIINSCYQIAKELLQNNRLVMERLVDLLIEQETIEGELFRKIVAESQNQVTDEQLSMVNSQY; this is translated from the coding sequence ATGAAAAATTTTGGGAACAAAGCATTGATAAAACGGCAATCACCAAAGCGCGTTGCTTGGACTGGTGCATTAGCAGCCAGTTTGATTATGTTACCAACAATGTTTGGTGGTAATCCTGTCTTAGCGCAGAAAGCAGAGCGCGAGTCTCTGTCATACGGGGAGTTGATTCAAAAGGTTAATCAAGATCAAGTTAAAAGAGTCGAATTAGATGAAACTGAACAGATAGCTAGAGTTTATTTAAAAACTCAAAAGCCAGACGCACAACCAATACAAGTGAGGTTGTTAGAGCAGAACAACGAATTAATTGATAAACTTAGACAAAAAAATGTTGACTTTGGCGAAGTTTCTTCAGCTAATAGCAGAGCAGCTGTAGGGTTATTAATTAACTTGATGTGGATTTTGCCACTAGTAGCCTTAATGCTGTTGTTCCTGCGCCGTTCTACTAATGCTTCTAGCCAAGCCATGAACTTTGGTAAGTCCAGAGCGCGTTTCCAAATGGAAGCGAAAACAGGGGTGAAGTTTGACGATGTAGCTGGTATCGAAGAAGCTAAGGAAGAATTACAAGAAGTTGTCACATTCCTCAAGCAGCCAGAAAGATTTACAGCTGTAGGTGCGCGTATTCCTAAAGGTGTGCTGTTGGTAGGACCTCCAGGGACAGGTAAAACTTTACTCGCAAAAGCGATCGCAGGGGAAGCGGCTGTTCCTTTTTTCAGTATTTCCGGTTCTGAGTTCGTAGAAATGTTCGTCGGTGTAGGTGCTTCCCGCGTCCGTGACTTGTTCAAAAAAGCTAAGGACAATGCACCTTGTCTCATCTTCATTGATGAAATCGATGCAGTAGGTAGACAACGAGGTACAGGTATCGGTGGCGGTAACGACGAGAGAGAACAAACCCTCAACCAGTTACTCACCGAAATGGATGGTTTTGAAGGTAACACCGGCATCATTATTATTGCCGCTACCAACCGTCCCGATGTCTTAGATGCAGCCTTGTTGCGTCCTGGTCGTTTTGATAGACAAGTCATCGTTGATGCACCAGACTTGAAAGGACGCTTAGAAATTCTGCAAGTTCATGCGCGGAATAAGAAAGTTGATCCTAGCGTATCACTCGAAGCGATCGCTCGTCGTACCCCCGGATTTACAGGTGCAGACTTAGCCAACTTACTCAATGAAGCCGCTATCCTCACAGCACGGAGACGCAAAGAAGCAATCACAATTCTAGAAATTGATGATGCGGTAGATAGAGTAGTTGCAGGGATGGAAGGCACACCCTTGGTAGACAGCAAGAGCAAACGCTTAATTGCTTATCACGAAGTTGGACATGGTTTAATAGGTACTTTACTAAAAGAACACGACCCAGTGCAGAAAGTTACCCTCATTCCCAGAGGACAAGCACAAGGTTTAACTTGGTTTACTCCCAACGAAGAACAAGGTTTAATTTCTCGCTCCCAACTCAAAGCAATGATTACTTCTACCTTGGGGGGTCGTGCTGCTGAGGAAATTGTTTTTGGTAGACCAGAAGTTACTACAGGCGCAGGTAATGACCTCCAGAAAGTCACATCAATGGCGCGACAAATGGTAACAAGGTTTGGGATGTCTGAATTAGGTCCCTTGTCTTTGGAAAATCAAGGCGGCGAGGTATTCTTAGGACGCGACTGGATGAATAAATCAGATTATTCTGAAGAAATCGCAGCCAAAATAGATGCTCAAGTTAGAGAAATTATCAATAGTTGCTATCAAATAGCAAAAGAATTGCTACAAAATAATCGTCTAGTCATGGAACGGTTAGTAGATTTGTTGATAGAACAAGAAACTATTGAGGGTGAATTGTTCCGTAAAATTGTTGCTGAAAGCCAAAACCAAGTAACTGACGAACAATTATCTATGGTCAATAGTCAGTACTAA
- a CDS encoding glutaminase: MIRLEQLEAMDLSDWVEIAKTQTNRGQVINRIPKLAAADPDWFAVHICFKSGKFYSQGKISHVFPLMSVIKPLSLLYLLEHLGAEQVLQWVGVEASDAPFNSLEQLVADKGRPRNPMINSGAITLADKLPGRDASDRTHSLRKWLNQLVGCQLELDEAMLASVRLSRSPANIAIANYLSEKGYLENLDLALDTYEQICCLSGTVEDLALIGKVLALEGELSSQHRQIVNDVMLTCGLYQASAEYAVKIGLPMKSGIGGGLLAIVPDQGAIAAYSPALDSIGNPVGAIAFVETLVQHLKH, encoded by the coding sequence GTGATCAGACTTGAGCAACTAGAAGCGATGGATTTGTCTGATTGGGTGGAAATAGCCAAAACACAAACAAATCGCGGACAGGTCATTAACCGTATCCCAAAATTAGCTGCGGCTGATCCTGATTGGTTTGCAGTTCACATCTGCTTTAAATCTGGGAAGTTTTATAGTCAAGGAAAGATTTCTCATGTCTTTCCACTGATGAGTGTCATTAAGCCATTAAGCCTGTTGTATTTATTAGAACATCTAGGGGCAGAACAAGTTCTTCAATGGGTTGGGGTAGAAGCATCAGATGCACCGTTTAATTCTTTAGAACAACTGGTAGCTGATAAGGGTAGACCACGTAACCCGATGATTAATAGTGGGGCAATTACTCTAGCTGATAAGTTACCAGGAAGAGACGCTAGCGATCGCACTCACTCTTTACGCAAATGGTTAAACCAGTTAGTAGGCTGTCAACTGGAGTTAGATGAGGCAATGCTGGCTTCTGTTAGATTATCTCGTTCGCCAGCAAATATTGCGATCGCCAACTATCTCAGCGAAAAAGGTTATCTAGAAAATCTTGATTTAGCTCTTGACACATACGAGCAAATATGCTGCTTATCTGGCACTGTTGAAGACTTAGCCTTAATTGGAAAAGTATTAGCTTTAGAGGGTGAATTATCATCACAGCATCGGCAGATTGTCAACGATGTCATGTTGACCTGCGGTTTATATCAAGCTTCTGCCGAGTACGCTGTCAAAATTGGTTTACCAATGAAATCGGGTATTGGTGGGGGTTTACTTGCCATAGTACCAGACCAAGGAGCGATCGCTGCTTACAGTCCCGCCTTAGATAGTATAGGTAATCCTGTAGGTGCGATCGCTTTCGTTGAAACTTTAGTACAACACTTGAAACATTAA
- a CDS encoding NADPH-dependent FMN reductase, whose translation MVKIVGIAGSLRPNSYTHLALQSAVQRLEALGAEVEIIDLRQWQLPFCNGGKEYPEYPDVQRLRDTVRNSDGLILATPEYHGGVSGVLKNALDLLSFDELSDKVTGLISVLGGQSNSNALNDLRLIVRWVHGWVIPEQIAVGQAYSAFSPEGKLLDEKLSQRFDQFAQSLIENTRKLRGVN comes from the coding sequence ATGGTAAAAATTGTAGGTATTGCTGGCAGCTTAAGACCAAACTCTTACACTCACTTAGCTTTGCAGTCCGCAGTACAACGTCTAGAAGCTTTGGGTGCAGAAGTAGAAATTATTGATTTGCGGCAGTGGCAGTTACCATTTTGTAATGGTGGCAAAGAATACCCAGAATACCCTGATGTGCAACGCTTACGCGATACAGTCCGCAACAGCGATGGATTAATTTTAGCTACACCTGAATATCATGGTGGTGTTAGCGGCGTATTGAAAAATGCTTTAGATTTGCTGAGTTTTGACGAATTATCGGATAAAGTAACAGGATTGATCAGCGTTTTGGGTGGTCAATCTAACAGTAACGCCTTAAATGACTTGAGATTGATTGTTCGTTGGGTACACGGTTGGGTAATTCCAGAGCAAATTGCTGTGGGACAAGCCTACAGTGCTTTTAGTCCTGAAGGAAAGCTACTTGATGAAAAGCTTTCTCAAAGATTTGACCAATTTGCTCAAAGTTTAATAGAAAATACCCGCAAGCTACGTGGAGTAAATTAG
- a CDS encoding Imm1 family immunity protein: MFVSKLYTDKWTGNRNEETVIENPNWQQIKTAICELDGKSKTLVSLEADDQSYMMIGGGNDGQYIVTATLDNETFYSLLHSIAHKITSSYISVKKIYLSIFYQALINAKNQNTNSANEQKLVVGGQAGNYSKNICVDLSQCLIAANRFAESGELEALFTWQEDESLVAV, from the coding sequence ATGTTTGTATCCAAGTTATATACAGATAAATGGACAGGAAACAGAAATGAAGAAACTGTCATTGAAAATCCAAATTGGCAACAAATCAAAACGGCTATTTGTGAGTTAGATGGTAAAAGTAAAACTTTAGTTAGTTTAGAAGCAGATGATCAAAGTTATATGATGATTGGTGGAGGTAATGATGGTCAATATATTGTTACTGCAACTTTAGATAACGAGACATTTTATTCTCTTTTGCATTCAATTGCTCATAAAATAACCAGCTCATATATTTCTGTTAAAAAAATTTATCTATCAATTTTCTATCAAGCATTAATAAATGCAAAAAACCAAAATACCAACTCTGCTAATGAGCAAAAATTAGTTGTAGGTGGACAAGCAGGAAATTATTCTAAGAATATTTGTGTTGATTTATCCCAATGCCTAATAGCTGCAAACAGATTTGCTGAATCAGGTGAACTTGAAGCATTGTTTACTTGGCAAGAAGATGAATCTT